Genomic segment of Paucidesulfovibrio longus DSM 6739:
GAATAGAGCAGCGTGGAAGTGAAGGCGTCGAAATTGCCGCGCTTGGCGATCTGCACCGCGCGCGAAAGGCGCATCTCGTAGCAGTGGAAGCAGCGGTTGGCCTCGCGGAAGGCCACGGCGCGCATGTAGGCCGCGGGGTCGTATTCCGCGTCGCGCACGATGAGCTTGAAGCCCATGCGCTCGGCGGTTTCCAGGGCCGCGTCGCGCCTGCGCAGGTATTCCTGGAGCGGATGGATGTTCGGGTTCAGGAACAGGCCCGTGACCTCGAAGCCCTCGTCCCGCAGCATCTCCACCGTGGCCACGGCGCAAGGCCCGCAGCAGACGTGCAGGAGCACCCGGCCGCTCATGCCGCGCGCTCCCGCGTTGAAATGCTTTCTCTCCGGTCCGGCATGGCCCTACGCGGAGAATTTGCGGTCGATGATGATGTCGATGCGCGTCTCAAAGCGGCGCTCCAGTTCCATGAGCTTTTCCCGCTTGTGGTTGAGCATGTACAGGGCCAGTTCCTCGTCCAGGGGCATGGGCAGCGGGTTTTGATGGCCGGGCCTGCGGATCTGGCGGAACACGTCCTTGATGACCTGGAGGGACTGCCATTCCATGTTGCGGCGCACGCCCGTGCCTCCGCAGCAGGGGCACGGCTCGGTGGTCACGGCCAGGGCCGAGGAGCCCATGCGCTGGCGCACCAGCTCCATGAGCCCGAACTCGGAAATGCGGCTGACCACGGTGCGCGCCCGGTCGGACTTCATGGCCTGGCGCATGGTCTTTTCCACCTCGCGGCAGTCCTTGGGGCTCTTCATCTCGATGAAGTCGATGACGACCTGGCCGCCGATGTCGCGCAGCTTGAGCTGCTTGGCGATCTCTTCCGCGGCTTCCATGTTGGTCTTGAGCACCATCTTCTGGAAGTTGCGCTCGCCGGAAATCTTGCCGGAGTTGATGTCCACGG
This window contains:
- a CDS encoding epoxyqueuosine reductase QueH; the protein is MSGRVLLHVCCGPCAVATVEMLRDEGFEVTGLFLNPNIHPLQEYLRRRDAALETAERMGFKLIVRDAEYDPAAYMRAVAFREANRCFHCYEMRLSRAVQIAKRGNFDAFTSTLLYSRHQKHEVIKGLCADLAAGGVPFLYRDFRAGWQRGIEESKRMGIYRQQYCGCLYSEVERYQKELRRDRDSSS